The following coding sequences lie in one Salmo salar chromosome ssa13, Ssal_v3.1, whole genome shotgun sequence genomic window:
- the epd2 gene encoding ependymin-2 precursor (The RefSeq protein has 1 substitution compared to this genomic sequence), translating into MQDFAFTALSIWLCLGATALAESHGPQHCTSPNMTGVLTVMALTGGEIKATGHYSYDSTDKKLRFTESEMHLNKTEHLEDYLMLFEEGVFYDIDMKNQSCKKMSLHSHAHALELPAGAAHQVELFLGSDTVQEENIKVNIWMGSVAETKGQYSVLTTVGECLPLSTFYSTDSITLLFSNSEVVTEVKAPEMFTLPSFCEAVELEETPKGQKNDFFNIFNTV; encoded by the exons ATGCAGGACTTCGCCTTCGCTGCCCTCTCCATTTGGCTGTGTCTGGGTGCCACCGCCCTGGCAGAGTCCCACGGCCCACAACACTGCA CATCACCTAATATGACTGGGGTCCTGACTGTG ATGGCCCTTACAGGAGGTGAAATCAAGGCAACTGGACATTACAGCTACGACTCTACGGACAAGAAGCTACGTTTCACTGAAAGTGAGATGCACCTCAACAAGACTGAGCATCTGGAGGACTACCTGATGCTGTTTGAAGAG GGGGTCTTCTATGACATTGACATGAAGAACCAGTCCTGTAAGAAGATGTCTCTGCACTCTCATGCTCACGCTCTTGAACTCCCCGCTGGTGCAGCCCATCAGGTTGAGCTGTTTTTGGGGAGTGACACTGTTCAGGAGGAGAACATCAAAGTGAACATATGGATGGGATCCGTGGCAGAGACTAAGG GCCAGTATTCTGTGTTAACTACTGTGGGAGAATGTCTACCACTCAGTACTTTCTACTCAActgactccatcacactcctcTTCAG CAATTCTGAAGTGGTCACTGAGGTGAAGGCCCCTGAAATGTTCACTCTGCCGTCTTTCTGTGAGGCTGTGGAGCTGGAGGAGACTCCAAAGGGCCAGAAGAATGACTTCTTCAATATTTTCAACACTGTCTGA